TTCACCATCCCCCTGAATTGGTTCAGAGAGAACAGCCCGTCTATCTATGACCTCCCCGTAAAGGTTCACCCCTACTCGGAAAACGGAAAAACAGGAGAACGTGAATTACATTTTCCCTCCCATGAGCTGGACCTTCCGGAAAGATATAAAAGTCCCTGGGAAGGAAGCATCCCCCACAAGATATGGGCCTATAGAACCTCCAATGGGATTCTCTGGGGTATAACTGCACAGATTCTGGTTGATATGTTGCCTCTTTTACTGGAATGAGTTAAATTAAATTGTTTTTATGGGGCGGCAGGTCGTAAATAATATATGAGCATTATTTTATGAAACAGAACAGTATCGACAACAACGAAGTACTCATATTTAACGGACATCTCACAAGAAATCCCGGAAAAGCAGGCAGTCATCTTGTTATTCTGATTATGGATGAATATTTAAAATCTAAAAATTATCAGAAACTGATGCGGGATAACAGCCGCTTCTCCGTCGGGGGAAATCTTCTATACAGACTGCTAACAGAACTCTTCGAATATGTAACACGACTCTTTGAACGAATCCGTCTTGAAGATCTTAATCTGAATGAAGGAAACAAGACACTTCTCTTTCTCAAAAAATTTGCCAGTTCTTCCACAATAATTAAAAGTAAAATTGACAGACTCAACACAGTTAAACCTGTAGATCTGAATGAGCTGTTTGTTCTTCATATAGCAGGTCTTGAAAATACTGTCAGTTTTTCAAGAAATCAGGATGGGAACTCTCGTCTCAGCCTGGAAATCCCTGTGAGTTTTCTCTACAACCGTCTTATCTCATTTGTGGATAATATGGATTTTACAGATTTGAATATTATTGATACGGATGTCCGGACTCAGTTCATGAAACAGTTCAATGACCTGAATCAGCGGATACTGGAACAGAAAAAGATGATAGAGATGAAATATGCCCTGGAGCTGTCACAGGAAAGAGCCCGTGAACTGGAAGAACAAAACTCAATTCTACAGGACAAAATAAGTCAGTTTAAATTTCAGAATGACCTATATAAACGTTCTTATTTTTCACTGAAAAACCGCTACAATGCCTTTACTGTAAAAGCCGGAGTGAATATGGGAAATGATGAGATTCTGGAAGAAATATAGATTCTACTTATAGGCCAGAAGAACTTTCTTATTATCAAGAATCAGCATGGCCTTGTCAGAACCCGCCAGTCGAAGAGAGATTTTCTCTGAAACCTGCAGTACACCGTGAGGACAATCGTTCAGAAGGTGAAGCTCACCCTCTCCAATCAGCCCCTTTCCCTCTTTAAATTTATCCAGAGACGTCCCGGCAAAGATAAAAAATCCATGCTCCCGTGTAATCAGATCCAGATCCAGTCCATCGTTGGGATGAATTGCTATCTGCATTTCCGGAAATCTGTGCTCAATAATAACTTCAAGGACTGCTGTATGTACCATTACTTTAAATCTATTCTATCTGCAGCTCCAATACCAGAAAATCTTACATCCAAATGGTTCATTTTATGCTGAATCATGTATAGTAGGAAAATCAGGAGGACAAAATGGATTTAACTATGCTGGCATATAACAATTCAGCCGGGGACTATGATAGTAAATTCAGTACTTATTCAGTATACAAAAAACGGATATATGATTTTGCCGAGATACTGAGCCCAGGCAGCCGGATTCTTGATCTGGGCTGCGGCAGCGGTATCAATGCAGAAATTATGCAGAGTCAGGGACACTCCGTTACAGGTCTGGACAGTTCTGAATCCATGCTGGACCTTGCACGCCGGAGATGTCCTGAGCAGTTTTTCATACAGGGTTCTGTTAACTCCCTGGGGGATTCACTGAAGAGATATGATCTGAATGTCCCATTCGATGCTCTATGCCTATCATTTATCATAGTCCATCTCAATGATGAGGAATGCTATGATCTCCTGAAGATTCTGAGATCTCTGATAAAGGATGATGGTCTTCTCTATCTGAGCTTCATGCCCCTGGCCGAAGGAAAAACTCCAGGCTATGAAAAGACAAGTTTTTCAGAGGATGAAATATACTTCCATTACCATAATACAGATGTTCTGATCAGTATCCTTATAGAGAGTGGATTCCGGCTGGAATCCAGAATTGTAGAAGAGTATGAGGAAAAGGACGGCTCGGTTACGGCAGATCTTTTCTTGATGTTCCGCAGTACTGGAGGAGACCCACAGTATGTTTTATAGATATATTGATCACGAACTGCAGCTCTGTCTTCTTAACAGAGAGAAATCAGCAGCCCTGTACAATCTTACAAACAGAAACAGGGCCTGGCTGCGTCAGTGGCTTCCCTGGGTCGACAGCATACAGAAACAGGGAGATACAGACTACTTTATCTCCGCATGTCTTAAAAGATTTGCAACGGGTGAACAGCTCACCTGCGGTATTCTTTACCAGAACGAACTCTCAGGAGTTGCCGGATTCAATCGTTATAATTACAAAACAGCTACGGCTTATATCGGTTACTGGCTCTCCGAAGATATCTGCGGCAGGGGAGTTATGACCCGAACGGTTCAGGAACTTGAAAAGATTGCATTTTTTGATATGAACCTCAGTAAGGTAGAGATTCACTGCGCCGTTGAAAATAAGAACAGCCGAAAGATCCCCATACGCCTGGGATACAAAGAAGAAGGGACCATCCGGAGGGCCGAATATCTTTACGGCAAGATTGTGGATCATGTAATTTACGGCATTCTTAAAGAAGAATATCTCAACAGAAATAAACACTGATCTATAACGGATTATCTTTCACACAGACTCATACACGGGCATATGCCCTTTACACAGAGATTCAACTCGAATACTCATCTATATCGTCCATTTTTTATCAATAAATTTAACACGAATTAACCTTTTGGGTTTATTATTGATAAAAGCCAACCAGTTTCATCTTACACTGCTGAGGCTCCCGCCTCTACTACTACTCATGGCATAAACAACACCACATTTAGGAGCAGATCCATGAAAGCTATGAAATCAGCAGGGGTCCCCACAGATCAGAAGACAGTAGAACAACTGATCCCGACGGACATCATTCCTCAGATAGATGATATCATCAAACGTTATAAAACGTCTGAAGGGGCTCTCATCCCTGTGCTTCAGTCAGCCCAGAATCTTCTGGGTTACCTTCCTCAGGAGATACTTATTCATATCAGTGAAAAACTGAATATTTCTTTGAGCGAAGTGACAGGGGTGGTCTCGTTCTACTCTTTCTTCTCAACAATCCCCAGGGGTGAACATGTTGTCCGTGTATGCCTGGGAACCGCCTGTTATGTGAGAGGCGGTAAGGAAGTCCTGGCAGCCCTGGAAAAAGTTCTGGGCATAAGGGTGGGAGAAACCAGCGAAGACAGAAAATTTTCTCTGGAGATAGGACGCTGCTTCGGTGCCTGCGGGCTGGCTCCAGTAGTTATGATTGGTGATGATGTTCACCAGAGGGTAAAACCATCGAAGATCAGGGAACTTCTGGAACCCTATAAAGAGGAGGCGGAAAATGCATCCTGAATTCAAAAACTGTGATGATCTGGCTACATATAGAAAATCACTTAATGGAAAAGCAGAAAACAATAAAGTAGTACGCATATGTACAGGAGGTGGATGTATCGCCTCGGGTTCACTTGAAATTCAGAAAAGGCTGCAGGAGATTCTGAATGAGGAGAACCTTGATTGGACAATTAAGTGTACAGGATGTATGGGCCCCTGTGCTCACGGACCGGTACTTGCTGTGGAAAATACCGTCTATAGAGCCGTTTCGGCTGGAGACCTCCCCCGTCTGGTGGAATCTCATCTTAAAAACGGAAAGATTCTGGAGGATATGCTGCTGGATAATGGATTTGCAAAGGGCCAGAAAAAGGTGGTTCTCAGAAACTGCGGCACCATTGATCCCCTTAATCTTGATGATTATTTAGCTCGTAAGGGCTATAGCTCTCTGGAAAAGATTATCAGAGAGAATGAAACAGGAGAAAGCATTATTGAGTCTATTAAAACCTCCGGACTGAGAGGTCGTGGTGGTGCCGGATTTCCGACCTGGATGAAATGGAGTATGACCCGCAAGGCGGCTGGAGATAATAAGGTAGTTCTTTGTAACGGTGACGAGGGAGACCCCGGAGCCTTCATGGATAGATCTGTACTGGAGGGTGACCCACACAGCCTGATAGAAGGTATGAGTATTGCTGCCTATGCCGTGGGAGCCTCCTGGGGATATGCATATGTAAGAGCCGAATATCCCCTGGCTGTTGCACGTCTTGAAAAGGCCATATCCCAGGCCAGAGAGTGCGGACTCCTGGGCAGTTCTGTTCTGGGAAGCGGATTTTCCTTTGATATAGAGATAAGGATGGGTTCGGGAGCCTTTGTCTGCGGTGAGGAGACAGCACTTATCAACTCTATAGAAGGAAAAAGAGGAGAACCCAGAACCCGGCCGCCCTTCCCTGCTGAAAAAGGACTCTGGGGATTACCCAGTCTTCTGAATAATGTGGAAACATACGCCAATATCCCCGCTATTATGGAGATGGGCGCAGAAAACTACAGTACCCTGGGAACAGAGAAAAGTTCCGGAACCAAGATATTTGCCCTGGCTGGAGCCGTAAACAACACAGGTCTGGTGGAAGTACCCATCGGAACCCCTCTGGGTGACCTTATCTACGAAACAGGCGGAGGCATCAAGGGCGAGGGAAATTTCAAGGCTGCCCAGATGGGTGGACCTTCGGGAGGATGTATTCCCAAAGAACACCTCAATGTCCCCATGGATTATGACAGCCTGAAAGAGTTTGGAGCCATTATGGGTTCGGGCGGGCTGATTGTTATGGATGATGAAACCTGTATGGTGGATGTGGCCCGTTTTTTCCTGGAATTTGTTCAGGAGGAGTCCTGCGGTAAATGTGTCCCCTGTCGAGTGGGAACCAAGAGAATGCTGGAAATCCTTGAGAGGATCTGTGGCGGAGAAGGTGTGGATGGCGATATTGAAAGACTGATTGAACTGGGAGGACGTATTCAGGATACAGCACTTTGTGGATTGGGACAGACGGCACCAAACCCCGTGCTCTCAACTATACGGCACTTCAGAGAAGAATATGAGCAGCATATAAGAGACCATCACTGTGCTGCAGGAGTCTGCCCCGAGCTGGTAAGAGCTCCCTGCCAGAGCGCCTGTCCT
The DNA window shown above is from Oceanispirochaeta sp. M1 and carries:
- the nuoF gene encoding NADH-quinone oxidoreductase subunit NuoF; translation: MHPEFKNCDDLATYRKSLNGKAENNKVVRICTGGGCIASGSLEIQKRLQEILNEENLDWTIKCTGCMGPCAHGPVLAVENTVYRAVSAGDLPRLVESHLKNGKILEDMLLDNGFAKGQKKVVLRNCGTIDPLNLDDYLARKGYSSLEKIIRENETGESIIESIKTSGLRGRGGAGFPTWMKWSMTRKAAGDNKVVLCNGDEGDPGAFMDRSVLEGDPHSLIEGMSIAAYAVGASWGYAYVRAEYPLAVARLEKAISQARECGLLGSSVLGSGFSFDIEIRMGSGAFVCGEETALINSIEGKRGEPRTRPPFPAEKGLWGLPSLLNNVETYANIPAIMEMGAENYSTLGTEKSSGTKIFALAGAVNNTGLVEVPIGTPLGDLIYETGGGIKGEGNFKAAQMGGPSGGCIPKEHLNVPMDYDSLKEFGAIMGSGGLIVMDDETCMVDVARFFLEFVQEESCGKCVPCRVGTKRMLEILERICGGEGVDGDIERLIELGGRIQDTALCGLGQTAPNPVLSTIRHFREEYEQHIRDHHCAAGVCPELVRAPCQSACPASVDVPGFVSLIGEGRYAEALKLHRERNPFAAVCARVCFHSCEDHCRRSTLDESVSIRGVKRFMVDREVTIQTPECRENPENELRKIAVVGAGPAGLTCAYFLARLGYRPDIFEASVRPGGMLVQTIPAYRLPRETLAREIRMIETMGASIHTEKVMGRDFTIESLKEDGYQAVFIAVGASESLSMGLPGEDARGIIQAVPYLGEYNMKGSARTGEKVMIIGGGNAAFDAARTAKRLGAESVGIIYRRSQEAMPAYSEEIEDALEEGITLHCMSQPLEFLKDETGDVRAVRCMPMIAGEFDKSGRRKSTASQDNEQIFEADQVIIAIGQRMDIPALFGKESPEQTAAGFLKTDPLTGETSMDNIFAGGDAAEGPSTVVRAIAAGELAAAGIDLKLTGEDHAFWRWEKELDTAFDPDADPLPYPRKKVPALDPQQRIHNFEEVEQSWNEHTAVRQAKRCLRCDYGKNVRVREESHV
- a CDS encoding NAD(P)H-dependent oxidoreductase subunit E, producing the protein MKAMKSAGVPTDQKTVEQLIPTDIIPQIDDIIKRYKTSEGALIPVLQSAQNLLGYLPQEILIHISEKLNISLSEVTGVVSFYSFFSTIPRGEHVVRVCLGTACYVRGGKEVLAALEKVLGIRVGETSEDRKFSLEIGRCFGACGLAPVVMIGDDVHQRVKPSKIRELLEPYKEEAENAS
- a CDS encoding bifunctional 2-polyprenyl-6-hydroxyphenol methylase/3-demethylubiquinol 3-O-methyltransferase UbiG, yielding MDLTMLAYNNSAGDYDSKFSTYSVYKKRIYDFAEILSPGSRILDLGCGSGINAEIMQSQGHSVTGLDSSESMLDLARRRCPEQFFIQGSVNSLGDSLKRYDLNVPFDALCLSFIIVHLNDEECYDLLKILRSLIKDDGLLYLSFMPLAEGKTPGYEKTSFSEDEIYFHYHNTDVLISILIESGFRLESRIVEEYEEKDGSVTADLFLMFRSTGGDPQYVL
- a CDS encoding GNAT family N-acetyltransferase; amino-acid sequence: MFYRYIDHELQLCLLNREKSAALYNLTNRNRAWLRQWLPWVDSIQKQGDTDYFISACLKRFATGEQLTCGILYQNELSGVAGFNRYNYKTATAYIGYWLSEDICGRGVMTRTVQELEKIAFFDMNLSKVEIHCAVENKNSRKIPIRLGYKEEGTIRRAEYLYGKIVDHVIYGILKEEYLNRNKH